One genomic window of Ignavibacteriota bacterium includes the following:
- the sucD gene encoding succinate--CoA ligase subunit alpha — translation MSILVNKKSRIVVQGITGGEGTFHAQQMMEYGTRVVAGVTPGKGGTEHIGVPVFNTVREAVLATKADVSLIFVPPAFAGDAILEAADAGVALIVCITEGIPTRDMIRAFDYVKSKGVRLVGPNCPGVISPGEAKVGIMPGFIHKKGHVGVISRSGTLTYEAVKQLTDLGIGQSTCIGIGGDPIIGTQFIDALALFDADPDTDAVVMIGEIGGTAEEEGAAYVKKYMTKPVIGFIAGRTAPPGRRMGHAGAIIAGGKGTANEKMAAMKKAGIHVVENPALIGITVAKALQLEQQGQGRGETSAPKKVTKPVAKKAAKPVAKKAAKPAAKKAAKPAAKKAAKPIAKKAAKPAAKKAAKPAAKKAAKPAAKR, via the coding sequence ATGAGCATTCTCGTGAACAAAAAGAGCCGCATCGTGGTGCAGGGTATTACCGGCGGCGAGGGTACCTTCCACGCGCAGCAGATGATGGAATACGGCACACGTGTCGTTGCAGGCGTGACGCCGGGCAAGGGCGGTACCGAGCATATCGGCGTGCCCGTGTTCAACACAGTGCGCGAAGCCGTGCTGGCGACGAAGGCCGATGTGTCGCTGATCTTTGTGCCGCCCGCATTTGCGGGTGACGCGATTCTCGAGGCGGCCGATGCGGGTGTGGCGCTGATCGTCTGTATCACCGAAGGGATTCCGACACGCGACATGATACGCGCGTTCGACTATGTGAAGAGCAAGGGCGTGCGGCTTGTCGGTCCCAACTGCCCCGGTGTCATCTCGCCGGGCGAAGCGAAAGTCGGCATCATGCCGGGCTTCATTCACAAGAAGGGCCATGTCGGCGTGATCTCGCGCAGCGGAACACTGACCTACGAAGCGGTCAAACAGCTCACCGATCTCGGCATCGGACAGTCGACGTGCATCGGCATCGGCGGTGATCCCATCATCGGCACGCAGTTCATCGACGCGCTCGCGCTGTTCGACGCCGATCCCGACACCGACGCCGTCGTGATGATCGGCGAGATCGGCGGCACGGCCGAGGAAGAGGGCGCCGCCTATGTGAAGAAATACATGACCAAACCCGTCATCGGTTTCATCGCCGGACGCACAGCGCCTCCGGGACGCCGTATGGGCCACGCAGGCGCCATCATCGCCGGCGGCAAGGGCACTGCAAACGAGAAGATGGCCGCGATGAAAAAAGCCGGCATCCACGTCGTCGAGAATCCGGCACTCATCGGTATCACCGTCGCCAAGGCGCTGCAGCTCGAACAGCAGGGCCAGGGCCGCGGTGAAACATCCGCACCCAAGAAGGTCACAAAACCCGTCGCGAAAAAAGCAGCGAAGCCCGTCGCAAAGAAAGCAGCGAAGCCCGCCGCGAAGAAAGCAGCAAAGCCCGCCGCAAAGAAAGCAGCGAAGCCCATCGCAAAGAAAGCAGCGAAACCCGCCGCGAAGAAAGCAGCGAAGCCCGCCGCGAAGAAAGCAGCGAAGCCCGCCGCGAAGCGCTGA
- a CDS encoding sigma-54-dependent Fis family transcriptional regulator, with translation MAKRILIVEDEQDIRDAIAMLLTDAGYTVAAVDSGEEALAQLSTTDYDVVLSDIRMPGIDGLELLRRVRDWFPQTTVMIMTAYASVDTAVQALRSGAYDYIIKPIEIEELLNRLRHLFRHREALRANEVLRSRLRDDAAFDAIIGKSPRMQQVFSLIGKVAATRSNVLITGKSGTGKELVARAIHYNSERRDGVFLPINCGAISESLIESELFGHKRGAFTDAFQDKLGVFQLADGGTLFLDEVGEIPLHLQVKLLRALDEREVLPVGGTIAVRVDVRILSATNQDLFARVQEGRFREDLYYRLNVVEIHLPPLSDRREDIPLLVEHFLAKYGGAMGKSVRGVDNAAMRALMAHPWRGGVRELENVIERAVIFCDGDTVTSSELPLALRASGDAVPLPDDLREAIRHYEKKHILEIMQKAQFNKEAAAKVLNIGLSSLYRKIDELGITPEELKGRV, from the coding sequence ATGGCAAAACGCATACTCATAGTCGAAGACGAACAGGACATCCGCGACGCCATCGCGATGCTGCTCACGGACGCGGGCTACACCGTGGCCGCGGTTGATTCGGGCGAGGAGGCGCTGGCGCAGCTCTCCACGACCGACTACGACGTGGTTCTCAGCGACATCCGTATGCCCGGCATCGACGGACTCGAACTGCTCCGCCGCGTGCGCGACTGGTTTCCGCAGACCACGGTCATGATCATGACCGCGTACGCCTCGGTCGACACCGCGGTGCAGGCCCTGCGCAGCGGCGCCTACGATTACATCATCAAGCCCATCGAGATCGAGGAGTTGCTCAACCGACTCCGCCATCTCTTCCGGCACCGTGAAGCCCTGCGCGCGAACGAAGTGCTGCGCAGCCGCCTGCGTGACGATGCCGCCTTCGATGCGATCATCGGCAAGTCGCCGCGCATGCAGCAGGTGTTTTCGCTGATCGGGAAGGTGGCGGCGACACGCAGCAATGTGCTCATCACCGGCAAGAGCGGCACGGGCAAGGAACTCGTCGCGCGCGCGATCCACTACAACAGCGAGCGGCGCGACGGCGTCTTTCTGCCCATCAACTGCGGCGCGATCAGCGAATCGCTCATCGAGTCGGAATTGTTCGGGCACAAGCGCGGCGCCTTCACCGACGCGTTTCAGGACAAGCTCGGCGTGTTCCAGCTTGCGGACGGCGGCACACTGTTCCTCGACGAGGTGGGCGAGATTCCGTTGCATCTGCAGGTGAAACTGCTGCGCGCCCTCGATGAACGCGAGGTGCTTCCGGTAGGAGGAACAATCGCCGTGCGTGTGGATGTGCGCATACTCAGCGCGACGAACCAGGATCTGTTTGCACGCGTGCAGGAGGGGCGTTTCCGCGAAGATCTTTACTACCGCCTGAATGTTGTCGAAATACATCTGCCGCCCCTGTCCGACCGCCGCGAGGACATCCCGCTGCTCGTGGAACATTTTCTCGCCAAGTACGGTGGGGCGATGGGCAAGAGCGTCCGCGGCGTCGACAATGCCGCGATGCGCGCCTTGATGGCGCATCCCTGGCGCGGCGGCGTGCGTGAACTCGAGAACGTGATCGAGCGCGCCGTGATCTTTTGTGATGGCGACACCGTCACGTCGAGTGAATTGCCTCTTGCCCTCCGCGCGAGCGGCGACGCCGTCCCGCTGCCCGATGATCTCCGCGAGGCCATACGGCATTACGAGAAAAAACACATTCTCGAAATCATGCAGAAGGCGCAGTTCAACAAGGAAGCGGCGGCCAAAGTGTTGAATATCGGGCTGTCGTCGCTCTACAGAAAAATTGACGAACTCGGAATCACCCCCGAAGAATTGAAAGGGAGAGTGTAG
- a CDS encoding GHKL domain-containing protein, with product MTVTSFIERHRPEILEKWTELWNSVQRKRPESHFPDPPYEAILAHLPFDPPYAPPLGDELQHWFNIAPIFCSGAAFCQLQAVSASILIHERYEERGEILAELENSLEAMSLEAGTRRWIGAVLNDTSKKEAVHAERLAVIGQLAAGVAHEIGNPLTSISAIVQVLERRTEDPFTTEQLQHVKKSIDRIARIVRELVDFSRPAPSMPAPVQVNDILATAIRLVQYDHRSRSITYDCVCDPALPVIHLVPDQILQVFLNLLINAIDAMNGQGRITVRTSADAHNARISIADSGHGIPADILPRIFDPFFTTKPMGKGTGLGLSVSYGIVKRYDGSIDVTSEPGVGSTFTIVLPYRKDTH from the coding sequence TTGACAGTCACATCCTTCATCGAAAGGCACCGGCCGGAGATTCTCGAGAAGTGGACAGAACTCTGGAATTCGGTGCAGCGGAAGCGGCCGGAATCGCACTTTCCGGATCCGCCCTACGAGGCGATCCTGGCGCATCTGCCCTTCGATCCGCCGTACGCGCCGCCGCTTGGTGATGAGCTCCAGCACTGGTTCAACATCGCGCCCATATTCTGCAGCGGCGCCGCCTTCTGCCAATTGCAGGCGGTCTCCGCGTCGATTCTGATACACGAGCGTTACGAGGAGAGAGGCGAGATTCTGGCGGAGCTGGAAAACTCGCTCGAGGCCATGAGTCTGGAAGCGGGCACGCGGCGCTGGATCGGTGCCGTGCTGAACGACACGTCGAAGAAGGAAGCCGTCCATGCCGAACGCCTCGCCGTCATCGGCCAGCTTGCGGCGGGGGTCGCGCACGAAATCGGGAATCCGCTGACTTCGATATCGGCCATCGTGCAGGTGCTGGAACGGCGCACGGAGGATCCGTTCACGACCGAGCAGTTGCAGCATGTGAAGAAGAGCATCGACCGCATCGCGCGCATCGTGCGCGAGCTGGTGGACTTCTCCCGCCCCGCCCCCTCGATGCCGGCGCCTGTGCAGGTGAACGACATTCTCGCCACAGCCATCCGGCTCGTGCAGTACGATCACCGCAGCCGCAGCATCACGTACGACTGCGTCTGCGATCCCGCCCTGCCGGTGATCCATCTCGTGCCCGACCAGATTCTGCAGGTGTTTCTCAACCTGCTCATCAATGCGATCGACGCGATGAACGGCCAGGGCCGCATCACCGTGCGCACATCTGCCGACGCGCACAACGCGCGTATCAGCATCGCGGATTCGGGTCACGGCATTCCGGCGGACATCCTCCCGCGCATTTTCGATCCGTTCTTCACCACCAAACCCATGGGCAAAGGCACGGGGCTCGGACTCTCGGTCAGCTACGGCATCGTCAAACGATACGACGGCAGCATCGATGTGACGAGCGAACCCGGAGTCGGCAGCACCTTCACCATCGTGCTCCCGTACCGGAAAGACACACACTGA
- a CDS encoding acyl-CoA carboxylase subunit beta, with translation MSFSQRMKDFFSRRSNVQLGGGEKAIQKQVAMGKLTARDRITALLDPYSFHEYDLFVEHKCQDFDMDKKQLAADGVITGTGKISGHPVCIFAQDFTVAGGSLGLMHAKKITKIMDHAMKLGIPLIGINDSGGARIQEGVNSLAGYGEIFYRNTLASGVIPQISVILGPCAGGAVYSPALTDFVFVVDKISKMFITGPEVIKTVLGEEISMEDLGGARVHTSISGNAHFFAESELECFEQIKKLVTFIPWNNRKKADPFPVKPPKPQFDIDRMIPSEPTQPYDIRDVIRGLCDDSDFFEIQAGWAANIVIGFARLGGQTVGVIGNQPLVLAGVLDVDSSDKAARFIRFCDAFNIPLITLVDLPGYLPGVDQEHAGVIRHGAKVLYAYSEASVPKVTVILRKAYGGGYIAMCSRHLGADFVFAWPTAEIAVMGPEGAANIIFRAEIAAAENPDAMRKQKVAEYTEKFANPFIAAANGHVDAVIAPKETREYVIHAIEISEHKSEPRPRKKHGIPPF, from the coding sequence ATGTCCTTTTCACAGAGAATGAAGGATTTCTTCTCGCGCCGGAGCAACGTGCAGCTCGGCGGCGGCGAGAAAGCAATACAGAAGCAGGTCGCAATGGGGAAACTGACCGCGCGCGACCGCATCACCGCGCTGCTTGATCCCTACTCCTTCCACGAGTACGATCTGTTTGTCGAGCACAAGTGCCAGGACTTCGATATGGACAAGAAGCAACTGGCGGCCGACGGGGTCATCACCGGAACGGGCAAGATCTCCGGGCATCCCGTCTGCATCTTCGCGCAGGACTTCACCGTCGCGGGCGGGTCGCTCGGGCTCATGCACGCGAAGAAGATCACCAAGATCATGGATCACGCCATGAAGCTCGGCATTCCGCTCATCGGCATCAACGATTCGGGCGGCGCGCGCATACAGGAGGGCGTCAACTCGCTCGCGGGCTACGGCGAAATCTTCTACCGCAACACGCTCGCCTCGGGCGTGATCCCGCAGATCTCCGTCATACTCGGTCCCTGCGCCGGCGGGGCCGTGTATTCACCCGCGCTGACGGACTTCGTCTTTGTCGTGGACAAGATCTCGAAGATGTTCATCACCGGACCCGAGGTGATCAAGACCGTGCTCGGCGAGGAGATCTCGATGGAGGATCTCGGCGGTGCGCGCGTCCACACCTCGATATCGGGCAACGCGCATTTCTTCGCTGAGAGCGAACTCGAATGTTTCGAGCAGATCAAAAAACTCGTCACTTTCATCCCCTGGAACAACCGCAAGAAGGCCGATCCCTTCCCGGTGAAACCGCCCAAGCCGCAGTTCGACATCGACCGCATGATTCCCTCGGAACCGACGCAGCCGTACGACATTCGCGATGTGATTCGCGGCCTCTGCGACGATTCCGACTTCTTTGAAATTCAGGCGGGCTGGGCCGCAAACATCGTGATCGGATTTGCGCGCCTCGGCGGGCAGACCGTTGGCGTGATCGGCAATCAACCGCTGGTTCTCGCGGGTGTGCTCGATGTGGACTCGTCCGACAAGGCCGCGCGTTTCATCCGCTTCTGTGACGCCTTCAACATCCCGCTCATCACCCTCGTCGACCTCCCCGGCTATCTGCCCGGCGTCGATCAGGAACATGCGGGCGTCATACGTCACGGCGCCAAGGTGCTGTACGCGTACAGCGAGGCGTCGGTGCCCAAGGTCACCGTGATCCTGCGCAAGGCCTACGGCGGCGGCTACATCGCCATGTGTTCACGTCATCTCGGCGCGGACTTCGTCTTCGCGTGGCCCACCGCCGAGATCGCGGTGATGGGACCCGAGGGAGCAGCGAACATCATCTTCCGCGCGGAGATCGCCGCCGCGGAAAATCCCGACGCGATGCGCAAACAGAAGGTGGCCGAGTACACCGAGAAGTTCGCGAATCCCTTTATCGCCGCCGCGAACGGGCACGTCGACGCGGTCATCGCGCCGAAGGAAACACGCGAGTACGTGATTCACGCCATCGAAATTTCGGAACACAAGTCCGAACCCCGTCCACGCAAGAAACACGGTATCCCTCCGTTCTAG
- a CDS encoding acetyl-CoA carboxylase biotin carboxyl carrier protein subunit, whose protein sequence is MEDNQNFKTFTVDDTPYKTLYTAKFEKRKPYTPPDPKLVLAYIPGIIFELHVAEGQRVTRGQSLLILEAMKMKNDVVSPCDGTIKRIFIHQGQMVGKNQRLIEFE, encoded by the coding sequence ATGGAAGACAATCAGAATTTCAAGACCTTCACGGTCGACGACACGCCCTACAAAACGTTGTACACGGCGAAGTTCGAAAAGCGGAAGCCGTACACACCTCCCGATCCGAAGCTGGTGCTCGCCTACATCCCGGGTATCATCTTCGAACTCCACGTGGCGGAAGGACAGCGTGTCACGCGCGGACAGAGTCTGCTGATACTCGAGGCCATGAAAATGAAGAACGACGTGGTGTCGCCCTGTGACGGCACCATCAAACGCATCTTCATTCATCAAGGCCAGATGGTGGGCAAGAATCAGCGGCTGATAGAATTCGAGTAG
- the pyk gene encoding pyruvate kinase: protein MPTRKTKIVCTLGPATAGLERLTDLIRAGMDVARLNFSHGTHEQHGQAIDDVREASRLASKPVAILLDLQGPKIRTRRLRGGAATLDDGARFVITVEDLPEGDSTRVGCTYAGLAEDVRAGDTMLLDDGYLILRVEEVRGPDVLTRVVKGGTLKDSKGIIVPGARISAPAISEKDVQDAVFGLTRGVDAIALSFVASEQDVLALRTMMREQGRVVPIVAKIERWEGVEDIEDIVRESDAVMVARGDLGLEMPAEQVPVLQKRIIARCNYYGRPVITATQMLESMITNPRPTRAEASDVANAVIDGTDCVMLSGETSVGRYPLDAVRTMAAIIRTTEEHFPAAQPLHETPSDTVMNTADAIGHACCALAAQVRAAAIITLTSSGSTARLIARHRPATPIFAFTDDENTLRQLALTWGVEAFLIAPLPGTADPVREVVRSARESGLVKPGDVLVVTAGTPLGARAGTNLIQVVTA, encoded by the coding sequence ATGCCGACACGCAAGACAAAGATCGTATGCACGCTCGGACCCGCCACGGCGGGTCTCGAACGACTCACGGACCTGATCCGGGCCGGCATGGACGTTGCCCGCCTCAACTTCTCGCACGGCACGCACGAACAGCACGGGCAGGCCATCGACGATGTACGCGAGGCCTCGCGGCTCGCGTCAAAACCCGTCGCGATATTGCTCGATCTTCAGGGTCCGAAAATCCGCACGCGCCGTCTGCGCGGCGGCGCGGCAACACTCGACGACGGCGCGCGCTTTGTCATCACCGTCGAAGACCTGCCCGAGGGCGATTCGACCCGCGTGGGCTGCACGTACGCGGGGCTTGCCGAGGATGTGCGCGCGGGCGACACGATGCTGCTCGACGACGGCTATCTCATCCTGCGCGTGGAGGAGGTCCGCGGTCCCGACGTGCTCACGCGTGTGGTCAAGGGCGGCACGCTGAAAGATTCCAAGGGAATCATCGTGCCGGGAGCGCGCATCTCGGCGCCCGCGATCAGCGAGAAGGACGTGCAGGACGCCGTGTTCGGACTCACCCGCGGTGTCGATGCGATCGCGCTCTCCTTCGTGGCGTCGGAACAGGACGTGCTCGCATTGCGCACCATGATGCGCGAGCAGGGCCGCGTGGTGCCGATCGTCGCCAAGATCGAACGCTGGGAGGGAGTGGAGGACATCGAGGATATCGTGCGGGAATCCGACGCCGTCATGGTTGCGCGCGGTGATCTCGGACTCGAGATGCCCGCCGAACAGGTGCCCGTCCTGCAGAAGCGCATCATCGCACGCTGCAATTATTACGGCCGCCCCGTGATCACCGCCACGCAGATGCTCGAGTCGATGATCACGAATCCGCGCCCCACTCGCGCCGAGGCCAGTGATGTCGCCAACGCCGTCATCGACGGCACCGACTGCGTGATGCTGAGCGGTGAAACCAGCGTGGGCCGCTATCCGCTCGACGCCGTGCGCACCATGGCGGCCATCATCCGCACCACGGAGGAGCACTTCCCCGCCGCGCAGCCGCTGCACGAAACACCCTCCGACACCGTGATGAACACCGCCGACGCGATCGGCCATGCATGCTGTGCACTGGCCGCGCAGGTGCGCGCGGCCGCAATCATCACACTGACGTCGTCGGGCAGCACCGCCCGGCTCATCGCGCGGCATCGCCCCGCGACACCCATCTTCGCCTTCACCGACGACGAGAACACCCTGCGGCAGCTTGCGCTCACCTGGGGTGTTGAGGCCTTTCTCATTGCGCCCCTGCCCGGCACTGCCGATCCGGTGCGCGAGGTTGTGCGCTCCGCGCGCGAGTCCGGCCTCGTCAAGCCCGGCGATGTGCTTGTTGTCACCGCCGGCACGCCGCTGGGCGCGCGCGCGGGGACGAATTTGATTCAGGTCGTTACGGCGTAA
- a CDS encoding NAD-dependent deacylase — translation MFSTRLIELLSRATSVAVLTGAGVSAESGVPTFRDPGGLWSQFRPEELANADAFLRNPDLVWSWYEFRRGIIADVAPNPGHAALAEFETLYSDFTLITQNVDGLHRRAGSRRLLELHGSILHNHCQSCRTPYGGEADDHAHPPRCTACGGLVRPSVVWFGEQLPQQEVREAWDAAARCQVFLSIGTSGEVYPAAQLPTVARNGGAYTVEINPRPSAIARQMHECIEGPSGVVLPALLEDVRRLRLTA, via the coding sequence ATGTTTTCCACCCGTCTCATCGAGCTGCTCTCACGCGCCACGTCGGTCGCCGTGCTCACCGGCGCGGGCGTGTCGGCCGAAAGCGGCGTGCCCACGTTCAGGGATCCGGGCGGGCTCTGGTCGCAGTTCCGGCCAGAGGAACTCGCCAACGCCGACGCCTTCCTGCGCAATCCCGATCTCGTGTGGTCCTGGTACGAATTCCGCCGCGGCATCATCGCCGACGTCGCGCCGAATCCCGGACACGCGGCATTAGCGGAGTTTGAGACCCTGTACTCGGATTTTACCCTCATCACGCAGAATGTCGACGGCCTGCACCGCCGCGCGGGCAGCAGGAGGTTGCTGGAGCTGCACGGCAGCATCCTGCACAACCACTGCCAGTCGTGCCGGACCCCGTACGGCGGCGAAGCCGACGACCACGCGCATCCGCCGCGCTGCACCGCCTGCGGCGGACTCGTGCGCCCCTCGGTGGTGTGGTTCGGCGAGCAGCTTCCGCAGCAGGAAGTGCGCGAGGCCTGGGACGCGGCCGCGCGCTGCCAGGTGTTTTTATCCATCGGCACCTCCGGCGAGGTGTATCCCGCGGCACAGCTCCCGACAGTGGCGCGCAACGGCGGCGCGTACACGGTCGAGATCAATCCGCGGCCCTCGGCCATCGCGCGGCAGATGCACGAGTGCATCGAGGGGCCGTCGGGTGTTGTGCTCCCCGCGCTGCTCGAGGACGTCCGGCGCCTGCGGCTCACCGCCTGA
- a CDS encoding penicillin acylase family protein produces the protein MSSRARILGPLFLAAALLPAGIFAVYHILVRSLPDEDGNAELGGLASQVEVFRDEVGVPHILASSEADMYRAAGYVHAQDRLWQMDLYRRYARGRLAEIFGARAVESDKLMRTVGIGRIADTLARHLAPETRSILAAYCDGVNAAIKARAGRYPVEFDILQYEPEAWSIADCLAVSRLVAWELALSWWTDLTFGDLASRLGEAKAREVLPLDDAFARAILPARTPPPPAGQAFLRGVLDTRSMLGMSGSAIGSNCWAVTGAKSATGLPILANDTHLPHAQPARWYVMHMSCPGINVAGITIAGAPGIVAGHNDHIMWGVTNAMVDDVDFFRERISFADSTYEYRGASRRLRVRIDSILVRDSAAVEHVVYETAHGPVIDGVHPARPGAPTAIGAVPLAMRWAGAERSDEVGAMARVNRARGWAEFVAALRDFGVPGQNFTFADRHGALGYTLAARIPLRPAAGAVLPSDGWDGVGDWRGFVPYEELPRAAMIEGDAFANANNPINPALPYYVTALWESDARAQRITRLLAQRKAYAARDFRLMQMDVGSESAPALRDAFVLALARMPSRPIELTRAMNLLAQWDGRMTETSLGAALLNASFVQLAKATFEDEMGEATYRLYTTVSNVPVRVLPRLLSDTTATWFDDVRTAGIETRDDILRKSVMLALLDLSRRLGPSMDQWSWGALHTVTFRHPLGELRSLGRLLNVGPFPVAGNTSTINNGEFAIARPYDAAVGAAVRLIVDAASIDTCYIVLPTGQSGEPLSPHYADQAILWQNGAYHRLVTNLAAIRVSSWHRLTLSPSR, from the coding sequence ATGAGTTCCCGCGCACGAATATTGGGTCCGCTCTTTCTCGCCGCGGCGCTGCTGCCGGCGGGAATTTTTGCCGTCTATCACATCCTCGTGCGGTCGCTGCCCGACGAGGATGGAAACGCCGAACTGGGCGGACTCGCGTCGCAGGTGGAAGTGTTCCGCGATGAAGTCGGGGTGCCGCACATTCTCGCGTCCAGCGAGGCCGACATGTACCGCGCGGCGGGCTACGTGCATGCGCAGGACCGCCTGTGGCAGATGGATCTCTACCGCCGCTACGCGCGCGGCCGCCTCGCCGAAATTTTCGGGGCGCGTGCCGTGGAGTCGGACAAGCTGATGCGCACCGTCGGCATCGGGCGCATCGCCGACACACTCGCCCGGCACCTCGCCCCGGAGACACGCTCCATCCTCGCGGCGTATTGCGACGGCGTGAACGCGGCCATCAAGGCGCGCGCGGGCCGTTACCCTGTCGAATTCGACATCCTGCAATACGAACCGGAGGCATGGTCGATAGCGGACTGCCTCGCCGTGTCCCGTCTTGTGGCTTGGGAGCTGGCCCTGTCGTGGTGGACGGATCTGACCTTCGGCGACCTCGCCTCCCGGCTCGGCGAGGCGAAAGCCCGCGAGGTGCTGCCGCTCGACGACGCGTTTGCCCGCGCCATTCTGCCCGCGCGCACACCGCCGCCTCCGGCGGGACAGGCCTTCCTGCGCGGCGTGCTCGACACACGCTCGATGCTGGGCATGTCGGGTTCCGCCATAGGCAGCAACTGCTGGGCGGTCACAGGCGCAAAATCCGCCACCGGACTCCCGATACTCGCCAACGACACACATCTGCCGCATGCACAGCCCGCGCGCTGGTATGTGATGCACATGTCCTGCCCGGGAATCAATGTCGCGGGCATCACCATCGCCGGAGCGCCCGGCATCGTGGCGGGGCACAACGACCACATCATGTGGGGTGTGACCAACGCCATGGTTGATGACGTGGACTTTTTCCGCGAGCGCATCAGCTTTGCCGACTCCACCTACGAATACCGCGGCGCCTCGCGGCGCCTGCGCGTGCGCATCGATTCGATACTCGTCCGCGACAGCGCGGCAGTCGAACATGTCGTGTACGAAACCGCCCACGGACCAGTCATCGACGGTGTACATCCCGCGCGGCCCGGTGCACCCACGGCCATCGGCGCGGTGCCGCTTGCGATGCGCTGGGCGGGGGCGGAACGCAGCGACGAGGTGGGCGCCATGGCCCGCGTGAACCGCGCCCGCGGCTGGGCGGAATTTGTCGCCGCCCTGCGCGACTTCGGTGTGCCCGGACAGAACTTCACCTTTGCCGACAGGCACGGTGCGCTCGGCTACACGCTCGCCGCCCGTATTCCCCTGCGTCCCGCCGCGGGAGCCGTGCTGCCGTCGGACGGCTGGGACGGCGTCGGCGACTGGCGCGGCTTTGTGCCGTACGAGGAACTGCCGCGCGCCGCGATGATCGAAGGCGACGCCTTCGCCAACGCAAACAATCCGATCAATCCCGCGCTGCCGTACTACGTGACCGCGTTGTGGGAGAGCGACGCGCGGGCGCAACGTATCACACGCCTGCTGGCGCAGCGCAAGGCCTATGCCGCGCGCGACTTCCGTCTCATGCAGATGGATGTCGGATCGGAAAGCGCTCCCGCCCTCCGTGATGCGTTTGTGCTTGCCCTTGCGCGCATGCCGTCGCGGCCCATCGAACTGACACGCGCCATGAATCTGCTCGCGCAGTGGGACGGACGCATGACGGAAACGTCGCTGGGCGCCGCGCTGCTCAACGCGAGTTTTGTGCAGCTCGCAAAGGCCACGTTCGAAGACGAGATGGGCGAGGCAACATACCGCCTGTACACGACGGTGTCGAACGTGCCCGTCCGCGTCCTGCCGCGTCTCCTTTCCGACACCACCGCGACCTGGTTCGACGACGTCCGCACCGCCGGCATCGAGACCCGCGACGACATACTGCGCAAAAGTGTGATGCTCGCATTGCTCGACCTCTCGCGGCGGCTCGGTCCATCGATGGACCAATGGTCGTGGGGCGCGCTGCACACCGTCACATTCCGGCATCCTCTCGGCGAGCTGCGCTCCCTCGGGCGCCTGCTGAATGTCGGGCCCTTCCCGGTCGCCGGCAATACGAGCACCATCAACAATGGCGAGTTCGCCATCGCGCGTCCCTACGATGCCGCGGTCGGTGCGGCGGTGCGTCTTATCGTCGACGCGGCCTCCATCGACACGTGTTACATCGTGCTTCCCACGGGACAGTCGGGCGAACCGCTCAGTCCGCATTATGCGGACCAGGCCATCCTCTGGCAAAACGGCGCATATCACCGCCTCGTCACAAACCTCGCGGCCATTCGTGTGTCGTCCTGGCATCGGCTCACCCTTTCCCCCTCACGCTGA